The window AATCCACAAACCCTTGAAGTCCGGTACAAGGAAAAATCGATTCATGATATCCTTTGCATGACGGCTGCCGAGGCCTGCAGCTTTTTCTCCCCAATCGAAAAACTGCACAAACCCTTTTCCATCCTCTGCGATATCGGGCTTTCTTACCTCCGGCTAGGGCAGCCTACCCCCACTCTTTCAGGCGGTGAAGCCCAGAGGATAAAGCTCGCCAAGGATCTCATCGCCATGGAGCAAAAGGTAATTCAAAAGGAATTTCACTGGGGTCCATCCCGGCAATCCAAGATCCTTTATCTCCTTGAAGAACCCACGATCGGACTGCATTTAGCCGACATCGAAAAATTTCTCCATCTTTGCCAAAGACTGGTGGAGCTTGGTCATACCGTAGTCGTCATCGAACACCACCCGGAGGTGATTGCCGAAGCCGATTACGTGATAGAACTGGGACCGGGAGCCGGAGAAAAAGGAGGAAAAATCATCGGCCAAGGGCCGCCAGAAAGCTTGGCGAAAGCCGCCAACAGCCCGACCGCCCCTTTCCTTAAAGGGGTCATCGGCCCGGCGGTAAAATGACTAAAAAAGAAAGTTTATAGAAAGCCCTTTTTAGAGTAAAACCTAATCATGACCACGATTCAATTCTTGGCCCAGCAACTGCTTGCCCATAACGTTAAACATCTATTCTGCGTTCCCGGTGATTATTCCTTAAAAATTCTCGACGGCTTTGCCAAGGAAGGCATCCGCATCATCAATACCTGTGATGAACAGGGAGCGGGATTTGCGGCCGATGCCTACGGGCGGCTTAACGGCCTAGGTGCTGTGTGTATAACCTACTGCGTGGGGGGACTGAAAGTGACCAATCCCGTCGCCGAAGCCTTCGCCGAGAAATCACCCGTGGTGGTCATCAGTGGCGCCCCGGGATTAAGGGAAAGGCAAAAAGACCCTCTGCTCCACCACAAGGTCAAGGATTTTGACACCCAGTTAAACGTTTTTAAAGCACTAACCGTTTTTGCAACCATTCTTGAAAACCCAAGAGATATCGGGGCGCAGATTCTTCAAGCCGTCGAGCTGGCCCTTCAATATAAAAGACCCGTTTACCTGGAAATCCCAAGGGACATCGTTGCCGCCGAAATAGAAATCCCCAAAAACGGATTTTCCGCAGGCTTTTTGCAGTCCAATCCTAAAGCTTTGGATGAAGCTCTGAAAGAAGCTAAAGCAATGATCGAGTCTTCATCCCAACCTCTCATCCTGGCCGACGTAGAGATCCAAAGATTCGGGTTGCAAAAAGAACTCGAAATGCTTACCACCCAGACCGGAATTCCGGTGTGCGCTACCCTTTTGGGTAAATCGGTGATCGCCGAAACCCATCCCCATTACATCGGTGTCTATGAAGGAGCAACGGGAAGCGAAGAAGTCTGTGCTTATTTTGACCGGAGCGACTGTCTTATTTTGCTTGGCGTATTCATGACGGATATCACCTTGGGGTCCACGAAATCCGCCCTGGACATGAGTAAATGCATCTATGCCACGAGCGAAAAGTTGACCATAAGATACCATTCGTTTGAGGAGGTGCGGTTTGAGGATTTCGTCAAAGGATTGCTGGCTTTAAATATTCGAAAAAGCTTGCCCAAGCAACTGCCCCATCCTCCCTCCCCTCTTCTTAGCCGCATCGATGAAAATGCAAGCATTTCGGTCAATTCCTTTTTTGGCCTGGTTAACAGCTTTCTTTCCCCAAAAACCGTCGTCATCGCTGACGTGGGGGAATCCCTTTTTGGGGCTATAGATCTTGTCATTCATGAAAGCACCGAGTTTATCAGCCCGGCCTACTACGCCTCGGTGGGATTTTCTATTCCAGCCTCCATAGGAGCTGAACTGGCCAAACCCCATCTCATCCCCTTCGTAATCTGCGGAGATGGAGCATTCCAAATGACGGGCATTGAACTTTCAACCACTTGCCGGTACAACCTCCGTCCCGTCGTTTTCTTGTTGAACAACGGAGGTTACTCTACCGAGCGGATTTTCCTGGACGGTCCTTTTAACAATCTTTTGAACTGGAACTATAGTAAAATAACCGAACTTTTGGGATGCGGGCGGTCCTGCAGCGTTAAAACCAACAGAGAGCTTAAGGAGGCGATCGAAAAAGCCATGTCGGATCGAGATTCTTTCTGGCTTATTGAAGTCATGTTGTCTTCTGCGGACCATTCCCTGGCTTTACAAAGGATGGCCCAACGCATCATGCCCTAAACGAAAAAAGAGGGCTGACAGCTGCTTTTTTTGAAAGAATATTTCTTTAAGATGAAGGTATTGATTGTGGAGGACGATCAAAAAGTCCGAAAGCACCTCAAAGGGGCATTACAGGCCGAAGGCTACACGGTTGAAGAATGCGAGGATGGCGAAGAAGCCCAGTGGCTTCTTGAAAACTACAATTATGACTTGGCCATTCTTGACTTGATGTTGCCAGCCAAAGATGGAATAAGCATCGTCAGGCAGCTTCGTCGCCAGGGTCTTTCCATTCCCGTTCTTTTTTTATCAGGCAGGTCCGCCGTTTCCGATCGCGTCCATGGGCTAGATGCAGGCGGGGATGATTATCTTACCAAGCCCTTTTCGACCATCGAACTCTTAGCCCGTGTCCGAGCCCTTCTGCGCAGACGATCTCCCATTTCTCCGACCAAGCTGAAATTTGAAGACTTGGAAATGGATCTCGTCCGAAGGACGGTCAGCCGCGCCGGTCAACCCATAGAGCTCACCAACAGGGAATTCGAGTTGCTCAGGCTCCTGCTTGAATCCGCTCCCAATCCTGTAAACAAGGCGATCATTACCGAGAAAATCTGGGACCGGTGCTTTGACTCTGAAACCGCCCTGGTCAACGTCCACATCAACCACCTGCGTCAAAAAATC is drawn from Methylacidiphilum infernorum V4 and contains these coding sequences:
- a CDS encoding alpha-keto acid decarboxylase family protein → MTTIQFLAQQLLAHNVKHLFCVPGDYSLKILDGFAKEGIRIINTCDEQGAGFAADAYGRLNGLGAVCITYCVGGLKVTNPVAEAFAEKSPVVVISGAPGLRERQKDPLLHHKVKDFDTQLNVFKALTVFATILENPRDIGAQILQAVELALQYKRPVYLEIPRDIVAAEIEIPKNGFSAGFLQSNPKALDEALKEAKAMIESSSQPLILADVEIQRFGLQKELEMLTTQTGIPVCATLLGKSVIAETHPHYIGVYEGATGSEEVCAYFDRSDCLILLGVFMTDITLGSTKSALDMSKCIYATSEKLTIRYHSFEEVRFEDFVKGLLALNIRKSLPKQLPHPPSPLLSRIDENASISVNSFFGLVNSFLSPKTVVIADVGESLFGAIDLVIHESTEFISPAYYASVGFSIPASIGAELAKPHLIPFVICGDGAFQMTGIELSTTCRYNLRPVVFLLNNGGYSTERIFLDGPFNNLLNWNYSKITELLGCGRSCSVKTNRELKEAIEKAMSDRDSFWLIEVMLSSADHSLALQRMAQRIMP
- a CDS encoding response regulator transcription factor, with amino-acid sequence MKVLIVEDDQKVRKHLKGALQAEGYTVEECEDGEEAQWLLENYNYDLAILDLMLPAKDGISIVRQLRRQGLSIPVLFLSGRSAVSDRVHGLDAGGDDYLTKPFSTIELLARVRALLRRRSPISPTKLKFEDLEMDLVRRTVSRAGQPIELTNREFELLRLLLESAPNPVNKAIITEKIWDRCFDSETALVNVHINHLRQKIHLPGLPPLLHTVRGVGFILKHPTDK